From Streptomyces sp. HUAS MG91, the proteins below share one genomic window:
- a CDS encoding MmcQ/YjbR family DNA-binding protein, which translates to MPDADDVRTIALSLPDTTEKIAWSMPTFRVAGKMFATLPEEETSIAVRCPKVERDELVRAEPDKFWIADHEASFAWVRVRLAALDDTDELRDILADSWRQAAPTRLAESHPELGVVTAD; encoded by the coding sequence ATGCCGGACGCCGACGACGTACGCACCATCGCCCTGTCCCTGCCGGACACGACGGAGAAGATCGCCTGGAGCATGCCCACGTTCCGGGTGGCGGGCAAGATGTTCGCCACGCTGCCCGAGGAGGAGACCTCGATCGCCGTGCGCTGCCCCAAGGTGGAGCGCGACGAGCTGGTGCGGGCCGAGCCGGACAAGTTCTGGATCGCCGACCACGAGGCGTCCTTCGCGTGGGTGCGCGTCCGGCTGGCCGCGCTCGACGACACCGACGAGCTGCGCGACATCCTCGCCGACTCCTGGCGCCAGGCCGCACCGACCCGACTCGCCGAGTCGCACCCCGAATTGGGCGTGGTCACCGCGGACTGA
- a CDS encoding MFS transporter gives MRGTTARGRSGGRGIWSRDFGLFFTARAVAKLGDTMLPVALAAGLLQYGYGAGAVGLAMAASVACFAGLVIFGGVIADRFDTRLLMIGADATRLVTQSLAAVMFFTGHVVLWEICVIGAVNGTASALFQPGVASTVPRLADDVQAANGAIRVAESGSQLAGPAVAGMLVAFVSPGLVFAAHAGTYALSALCLLLLRLPPAPPDDSPAPTATTFRTELVEGWREFRSRTWLWGVIAVWCVLMIGAFGPAVPLVATQITQEHGPRAYGLVNSALGAGTVIGGLVALRLRPRRMLRAGSLALFSFALFPAVVGAGLSVPGMMAGCVVAGAGMSFWGVMWATSVQTQVPRDVLNRIHAYDVAGSLAMQPVGQALAGPAAAAFGTHHVLLTGGAVTLGCAAVLLLIPAVRGLVRADATPVRSRPAAPGTPLPDLPGPVTQAPPPAGTRHTP, from the coding sequence ATGAGGGGCACAACAGCGCGGGGCCGCAGCGGCGGCCGCGGCATCTGGTCACGGGACTTCGGACTTTTCTTCACCGCACGGGCCGTCGCCAAACTGGGCGACACCATGCTGCCCGTGGCGCTCGCCGCCGGACTGCTCCAGTACGGGTACGGAGCGGGCGCCGTCGGCCTCGCGATGGCGGCGTCCGTCGCCTGCTTCGCCGGGCTCGTCATCTTCGGCGGGGTGATCGCGGACCGCTTCGACACCCGCCTCCTCATGATCGGCGCCGACGCCACCCGCCTGGTCACGCAGTCCCTGGCCGCCGTCATGTTCTTCACGGGCCATGTCGTGCTCTGGGAGATCTGCGTCATCGGCGCGGTCAACGGCACGGCGTCCGCGCTGTTCCAGCCCGGCGTCGCCAGCACCGTGCCCCGCCTCGCCGACGACGTCCAGGCGGCGAACGGCGCGATACGCGTGGCCGAGTCGGGCTCCCAGCTCGCCGGCCCGGCCGTCGCGGGCATGCTCGTCGCGTTCGTCTCCCCGGGCCTGGTCTTCGCCGCCCACGCGGGCACGTACGCCCTGAGCGCCCTGTGCCTGCTGCTCCTCAGACTCCCTCCGGCGCCCCCGGACGACAGCCCCGCGCCGACGGCCACCACGTTCCGCACCGAACTGGTCGAGGGCTGGCGGGAGTTCCGCTCCCGTACCTGGCTCTGGGGCGTGATAGCCGTCTGGTGCGTGCTCATGATCGGCGCCTTCGGCCCGGCCGTCCCGCTCGTCGCCACCCAGATCACGCAGGAACACGGCCCGCGCGCGTACGGCCTGGTCAACTCCGCGCTCGGCGCGGGCACCGTCATCGGCGGCCTCGTCGCCCTGCGGCTGCGCCCGCGCCGGATGCTGCGGGCCGGCTCCCTCGCGCTGTTCTCCTTCGCCCTGTTCCCGGCGGTGGTCGGCGCGGGTCTGAGCGTCCCCGGGATGATGGCGGGCTGCGTGGTCGCCGGCGCCGGCATGTCCTTCTGGGGCGTGATGTGGGCGACCAGCGTCCAGACCCAGGTCCCGCGCGACGTCCTCAACCGCATCCACGCCTACGACGTCGCGGGCTCCCTCGCCATGCAGCCCGTCGGCCAGGCCCTCGCGGGCCCGGCGGCCGCCGCCTTCGGTACGCACCACGTCCTGCTGACGGGCGGCGCGGTCACCCTCGGCTGCGCGGCCGTGCTGCTCCTGATCCCGGCCGTCCGCGGCCTCGTACGCGCCGACGCGACGCCCGTACGATCCCGTCCCGCCGCCCCCGGAACCCCCCTGCCGGACCTCCCCGGACCCGTGACACAGGCCCCGCCGCCGGCCGGGACCAGACACACGCCCTAG
- a CDS encoding transketolase, which yields MDTMRDRFAPVVSRILDEDPRVAVVLAEIGLVPFLEAQRRHPDRVINVGIREQLLVGAGAGLALAGMRPVLHTFASFLVERPFEQVKLDFGHQGLGGVLVSAGASYDVSGGGFTHMAPGDVALLDTLDGWSVQVPGHPDEAEVLLRQAIGAGDERVYVRLSVQANREALPVDGQHLLTVREGRRGVVVAVGPLLDQVLAATEGLDVSVLYATTVRPFDAAGLRRAVGASAADVVLVEPYLAGTSTGAANDALADVPHRVLGLGVGRRELRRYGSVDEHVAAHGLDAASLRERISGFLDVGVPGVPA from the coding sequence GTGGACACCATGCGTGATCGTTTCGCCCCTGTCGTCTCCCGGATCCTCGACGAGGATCCCCGCGTCGCCGTCGTGCTCGCCGAGATCGGCCTCGTGCCGTTCCTCGAGGCCCAGCGGCGTCATCCGGACCGCGTGATCAACGTGGGCATCAGGGAGCAGCTGCTCGTCGGAGCCGGTGCCGGGCTCGCGCTCGCCGGGATGCGGCCCGTCCTGCACACGTTCGCGAGCTTTCTCGTGGAGCGGCCGTTCGAGCAGGTGAAGCTGGACTTCGGGCATCAGGGTCTGGGCGGGGTGCTGGTGAGCGCCGGTGCCTCGTACGACGTGTCGGGCGGGGGCTTCACCCACATGGCGCCGGGGGACGTGGCGCTGCTCGACACGCTGGACGGGTGGAGCGTGCAGGTGCCGGGGCATCCCGACGAGGCCGAGGTGCTGCTGCGGCAGGCGATCGGGGCGGGCGACGAGCGGGTGTACGTACGGCTGTCCGTGCAGGCCAACCGGGAGGCCCTGCCCGTCGACGGGCAGCATCTGCTGACCGTGCGGGAGGGGCGGCGGGGCGTCGTCGTCGCCGTGGGGCCGCTGCTGGACCAGGTGCTCGCCGCCACCGAGGGGCTCGACGTGAGCGTCCTCTACGCGACGACCGTGCGGCCCTTCGACGCGGCCGGGCTGCGGCGGGCCGTGGGAGCGAGTGCCGCCGATGTCGTGCTCGTCGAGCCCTACCTGGCGGGCACCTCCACGGGGGCCGCGAACGACGCGCTCGCCGATGTGCCCCATCGGGTGCTCGGGCTGGGAGTGGGGCGGCGTGAGCTGCGGCGCTACGGGTCGGTGGACGAGCACGTCGCCGCGCACGGGCTCGACGCGGCGTCGCTGCGGGAGCGCATCAGCGGTTTTCTCGACGTGGGCGTCCCGGGGGTTCCGGCCTAG
- a CDS encoding thiamine pyrophosphate-dependent enzyme, translating into MTVSTERAPDQNAHQYTDLPRLMRLMTGDEKHGPSATSTLDVLWVLYDRVLRVTPATVDDPGRDRFLLSKGHGPMAYYAVLAAKGFLPVEWLSGFGEFASPLGQHPDRMLVPGAEIGSGSLGHGLPIAVGTALGLRAQGRTEPKVWTLVGDAELDEGSNHEAIAFAGAVGLEQLRTVVIDNGSATYGTTGGIAARFEVAGWSTATVDGRDHSALYEAFTAPHPGRPRAVVARVEPKF; encoded by the coding sequence ATGACAGTGAGTACAGAACGCGCCCCGGACCAGAACGCCCACCAGTACACCGACCTCCCCCGCCTCATGCGGCTGATGACCGGCGACGAGAAGCACGGGCCCTCCGCCACCTCCACCCTCGACGTGCTGTGGGTGCTGTACGACAGGGTGCTGCGGGTCACGCCCGCGACCGTCGACGATCCGGGGCGCGACCGTTTCCTGCTCTCCAAGGGGCACGGGCCGATGGCCTACTACGCCGTGCTCGCCGCGAAGGGGTTCCTGCCCGTGGAGTGGCTGAGCGGGTTCGGGGAGTTCGCCTCGCCGCTCGGGCAGCACCCGGACCGGATGCTGGTGCCGGGCGCGGAGATCGGCAGCGGGTCGCTCGGGCACGGGCTGCCGATCGCCGTGGGGACCGCGCTCGGGCTCCGCGCCCAGGGCCGTACGGAGCCCAAGGTGTGGACGCTGGTCGGCGACGCCGAGCTCGACGAGGGCAGCAACCACGAGGCCATCGCCTTCGCGGGCGCCGTCGGCCTCGAACAGCTGCGGACGGTCGTGATCGACAACGGTTCCGCCACGTACGGCACGACCGGGGGCATCGCCGCCCGGTTCGAGGTGGCCGGCTGGTCCACAGCGACCGTCGACGGGCGTGATCACTCCGCCCTGTACGAGGCCTTCACCGCCCCGCATCCCGGGCGGCCCCGCGCGGTCGTCGCGCGGGTCGAGCCGAAGTTCTGA
- a CDS encoding transcriptional regulator — translation MDTGEAHNRDALAELRHRLEAGRVARGLNQTQLARAAGLGRTTVNQALSTNAAAPSSDTVGALGQALHLDTPALLKLLDAVHGRDVTPPDVGTPGKSIGLWDPHDLEVHPAAMPPAAGSGAQTDRGGRRYGRLAVLPAYVRRAHDHALATVVSAAQYGRSGMAVLVGSSSTGKTRACWEAVQPLAAAGWRLWHPFDPTRTDAVLADIGRVAPRTVVWLNDAQQYFGVGEKTSERISAAVHSRLTDGDRGPVLILGTLWPEYADAFMALPEAGGPDSYARIRELLAGRLIELPDSFDEAAIQAAGSLAAAGDQQLAYALGHMENGRLTQFLAGVPELLRRYGSASTAVGALLHAAMDARRLGVGAHIPVAFLEHAVEGYLDDAEYDELSDDWLDLALTDVTRPVHGRYAPLRRARPRPASPTSTSPVPRTESYRLADYLEQHGRRRRARLCPPDSFWRAALDHLGPKDLANLADAARVRNRMQWAERLARQAAASGNSDALIRLAEIRGTAGATEESDRLLQRAADHGNTAAMFRLTGLRELEQQFEEAEQFARRAAESGDPSALAHLSQLREAAGKREDAEQFARDAAEAGLTSALVRLAELREQAEAHQSAERLCQLAAAAGDTSAFMRLAVMREAAGAKNGAQRLYQRAARVGNASALVRLAAQREAVGDRTGAERLAMRAADAGQSFAFVRLAEMREAAGLHAEAEKLAQKAVDSGHRFAAIRLSAIRQAAGDHEGAEHLCRLASDAGIPSAVARISEAREQAGDSEGAERLALQAAEAGNPCAVARLADLRELSGDHEGAERFAKLAADAGDTSALARIAEMREFSGDRTGAERFAQLAAEAGSTSTLVRLADIRESGGDADGAGSLLRTAADMGDTYAMGRFAILRDMAGDWREADSLARRAADAGNASALAQLLQLRKQRLEEH, via the coding sequence GTGGACACTGGTGAGGCTCACAACCGCGACGCGCTCGCGGAACTGAGGCACCGTCTGGAGGCCGGCCGAGTGGCCCGCGGGCTCAATCAGACACAACTGGCCCGTGCCGCCGGGTTGGGTCGTACGACGGTCAACCAGGCACTCAGCACCAACGCGGCGGCGCCTTCGAGCGACACGGTCGGCGCGCTGGGCCAGGCCCTTCACCTGGACACCCCCGCACTGTTGAAGCTCCTCGATGCCGTACACGGCCGTGACGTCACGCCTCCCGACGTCGGCACTCCAGGGAAGTCGATCGGACTGTGGGATCCGCACGACTTGGAAGTGCATCCAGCCGCGATGCCGCCGGCGGCGGGCTCCGGGGCTCAGACGGACAGGGGCGGAAGGAGATACGGGCGACTCGCCGTACTCCCCGCCTACGTTCGGCGCGCACACGACCATGCGTTGGCGACAGTGGTGAGCGCGGCTCAGTACGGGCGCAGTGGGATGGCCGTACTCGTCGGTTCCTCATCCACGGGCAAGACCCGGGCGTGCTGGGAGGCGGTGCAGCCGCTGGCCGCCGCCGGATGGCGTCTTTGGCATCCCTTCGACCCCACTCGCACCGACGCCGTCCTCGCCGACATCGGCAGGGTCGCGCCTCGGACGGTCGTCTGGCTCAACGACGCTCAGCAGTACTTCGGTGTCGGCGAGAAGACCAGCGAACGCATCTCGGCAGCGGTCCACAGCCGGCTCACCGACGGGGACCGAGGCCCTGTGCTGATCCTGGGTACCCTCTGGCCGGAGTACGCGGACGCGTTCATGGCGCTCCCCGAGGCCGGTGGCCCGGATTCGTATGCGCGAATCCGTGAGTTGCTGGCGGGGAGGTTGATCGAGTTGCCGGACAGCTTCGACGAAGCGGCGATACAGGCAGCAGGGTCTCTCGCGGCAGCGGGTGACCAGCAACTCGCCTATGCCTTGGGGCACATGGAGAACGGCCGATTGACCCAGTTCCTCGCTGGGGTCCCTGAGCTCCTGCGCCGCTACGGGTCAGCCTCCACCGCCGTAGGAGCCCTGCTCCACGCTGCGATGGACGCCCGGCGCCTCGGGGTGGGAGCGCACATTCCGGTCGCGTTCCTGGAGCACGCCGTGGAGGGCTATCTCGACGACGCCGAGTACGACGAGCTGTCCGACGACTGGCTGGATCTCGCGCTCACGGACGTGACCCGCCCCGTCCACGGCCGCTACGCACCCTTGCGCCGGGCCCGTCCGCGTCCGGCCTCGCCAACCTCCACGAGCCCGGTCCCCCGGACCGAGTCGTATCGCCTTGCCGACTACTTGGAACAGCATGGGCGCCGCCGTCGCGCGCGGCTGTGTCCCCCGGATTCGTTCTGGCGGGCGGCCCTCGACCATCTCGGCCCCAAGGATCTCGCCAACCTGGCCGATGCCGCCCGGGTCAGGAACCGGATGCAGTGGGCCGAGCGACTTGCGCGACAGGCGGCGGCTTCGGGCAACTCCGACGCGCTCATTCGGCTGGCGGAGATCAGAGGGACCGCAGGTGCTACCGAGGAGAGCGACCGGCTCCTGCAACGCGCCGCCGATCATGGCAACACGGCCGCGATGTTCCGGCTGACAGGATTACGGGAACTGGAGCAGCAGTTCGAGGAAGCGGAGCAGTTCGCCCGACGCGCCGCGGAGTCAGGAGACCCGAGCGCCCTGGCTCACCTCTCACAGCTGCGCGAGGCGGCCGGAAAGCGCGAAGACGCCGAGCAATTCGCCCGTGACGCCGCAGAAGCAGGGCTGACCAGCGCTCTCGTCCGTCTTGCCGAGCTGAGAGAACAAGCAGAAGCACACCAGAGCGCCGAACGGCTCTGTCAGTTGGCGGCCGCCGCCGGCGACACCTCCGCGTTCATGCGGCTCGCCGTGATGCGAGAGGCGGCTGGAGCCAAGAACGGGGCTCAGCGGCTGTACCAGCGGGCCGCTCGGGTGGGCAATGCCAGCGCATTGGTCCGTCTCGCGGCTCAGCGAGAAGCAGTCGGCGACCGGACCGGCGCGGAACGTTTGGCCATGCGGGCCGCCGACGCCGGACAGTCCTTCGCTTTTGTTCGGCTCGCCGAGATGCGTGAAGCAGCGGGATTGCATGCGGAGGCCGAGAAGCTCGCCCAGAAGGCCGTCGACTCCGGACATCGCTTCGCAGCGATACGGCTCTCCGCCATACGCCAGGCCGCAGGGGATCATGAAGGTGCCGAGCATCTGTGCCGTCTGGCTTCGGACGCGGGCATTCCCAGCGCAGTCGCGCGGATCAGCGAAGCGCGCGAGCAGGCCGGAGACTCGGAGGGTGCGGAGCGCCTGGCACTTCAAGCCGCGGAAGCAGGCAATCCATGTGCTGTGGCGCGCCTCGCCGATCTCCGCGAGCTCTCGGGGGATCACGAAGGTGCCGAGCGATTCGCGAAACTGGCAGCGGATGCCGGTGACACCAGTGCCCTCGCGCGCATCGCCGAGATGCGCGAGTTCTCCGGCGACCGGACGGGAGCCGAGCGGTTCGCTCAGCTGGCCGCCGAGGCCGGAAGCACCAGCACCCTGGTGAGACTCGCGGACATCCGGGAGTCGGGGGGTGACGCGGATGGCGCCGGATCGCTGCTGCGGACCGCCGCCGACATGGGCGACACCTACGCTATGGGGCGGTTTGCCATATTGCGCGACATGGCCGGTGACTGGAGGGAGGCGGACTCTCTCGCCCGGAGGGCCGCCGATGCCGGCAACGCCAGCGCGCTCGCACAACTTCTTCAGCTGAGGAAACAAAGACTCGAAGAGCACTGA
- a CDS encoding methyltransferase domain-containing protein: protein MAEPSFLTAVRESYDTVATAYVERVPPPAEMDPLSRAMLAGFAELTRTAGPGPVADVGCGPGRVTAHLAGLGASVFGIDLSPKMIALARRAHPHLRFAEGSMTALETSDDELGGILAWYSTHHTPPRWLPDVFAEFHRTLAPGGHLLWGDYVGDERLRPTHGYGRPVSYESYLLPLERVVDLLNEAGLVVTAKLEQEPGGRANRPHACLLARKPTPTTVTAL, encoded by the coding sequence ATGGCCGAGCCCTCCTTTCTGACCGCCGTCCGGGAGTCGTACGACACGGTAGCCACCGCTTACGTCGAACGCGTCCCGCCGCCGGCCGAGATGGACCCGCTGTCACGCGCGATGCTGGCTGGTTTCGCCGAGCTGACGCGGACGGCCGGTCCGGGACCGGTGGCGGACGTGGGATGCGGCCCCGGACGCGTGACGGCACACCTCGCCGGGCTGGGCGCGTCCGTCTTCGGCATCGATCTGTCGCCGAAGATGATCGCGCTGGCCCGGCGCGCCCATCCGCACCTGCGCTTCGCGGAAGGGTCGATGACCGCGCTGGAGACGAGCGACGACGAGCTCGGCGGCATTCTGGCCTGGTACTCCACCCATCACACGCCCCCGCGATGGCTGCCGGACGTGTTCGCCGAGTTCCACCGCACGCTCGCACCCGGTGGCCATCTGCTCTGGGGAGACTACGTCGGCGACGAACGGCTCCGGCCGACCCACGGCTACGGCCGCCCGGTGTCCTACGAGTCGTACCTCCTGCCCCTGGAGCGCGTGGTCGACCTGCTGAACGAGGCCGGGCTCGTCGTCACCGCGAAACTGGAACAGGAACCCGGCGGCCGCGCCAACAGACCCCACGCCTGCCTCCTGGCCCGCAAGCCCACACCGACGACCGTGACGGCCCTGTGA
- a CDS encoding N-acetyltransferase translates to MGNTWITRAETGADIPAVRDINLAAFPTPAEADLVDALRADPAAWIEGLSLVAADETGRPVGHALLTRCHIGTTPALCLAPCAVRPEHQRTGAGSAAIRAALAAAKAQGEHHVVVLGHPAYYPRFGFTRASDHGIGLTIDVPDDALMALSLDTGLPLPSGTVRYATAFGI, encoded by the coding sequence ATGGGCAACACCTGGATCACGCGCGCCGAGACCGGCGCCGACATCCCCGCCGTCCGCGACATCAATCTCGCGGCCTTCCCCACCCCTGCCGAGGCCGACCTCGTCGACGCCCTGCGCGCCGATCCGGCCGCCTGGATCGAGGGCCTCTCCCTCGTCGCGGCCGACGAGACCGGCCGCCCGGTGGGCCACGCGCTGCTGACCCGCTGCCACATCGGCACCACCCCGGCGCTGTGCCTGGCCCCGTGCGCCGTCCGCCCGGAACACCAACGGACCGGAGCGGGCAGTGCGGCCATCCGCGCGGCCCTGGCCGCGGCGAAGGCGCAGGGCGAGCACCACGTGGTCGTCCTCGGACACCCCGCCTACTACCCCCGGTTCGGATTCACCCGGGCCTCCGACCACGGCATCGGCCTGACCATCGACGTCCCCGACGACGCCCTGATGGCGCTCAGCCTCGACACCGGCCTTCCCCTCCCGAGCGGCACCGTCCGCTACGCCACCGCGTTCGGCATCTGA
- a CDS encoding STAS domain-containing protein → MQWTDRTAAHGTIVLGVSGDVGATSLGELRRPVSRYLAQGHLAFVMDLSAVRYFDWSGIKGLAGLRLPVTGRGGTFGVAGGSSVRRAIVSSRFEHALGLCPTPGKAVLACAPEPFLRADQSVCDWCGAVVPTGERVDEIVRDSSAEYPGDPLLEGARTVVGCGHRHVTALVEHYGARPYSEVEAWAARVDRVVEDKGESFSGLPLADAVGLDLGQLRRALAWRAGHDVSSTA, encoded by the coding sequence ATGCAGTGGACCGATCGAACGGCTGCGCACGGGACGATCGTCCTCGGCGTGAGCGGGGATGTCGGCGCGACCAGCCTGGGAGAGCTGCGCCGGCCCGTGTCCCGGTACCTCGCCCAGGGGCACTTGGCGTTCGTGATGGATCTGAGCGCGGTGCGGTACTTCGACTGGTCCGGGATCAAGGGTCTCGCCGGACTGCGGCTCCCGGTCACGGGCCGCGGCGGCACGTTCGGTGTGGCCGGGGGAAGTTCGGTGCGCCGCGCGATCGTGTCGAGCCGATTCGAGCACGCTCTCGGTCTCTGCCCGACGCCGGGAAAGGCCGTGCTGGCCTGCGCGCCGGAGCCCTTCCTGCGCGCCGATCAGAGCGTCTGCGACTGGTGCGGCGCCGTCGTGCCCACCGGCGAACGCGTCGACGAGATCGTGCGGGACTCGTCCGCCGAGTACCCCGGAGACCCGCTTCTTGAGGGCGCACGCACCGTCGTCGGCTGTGGTCACCGGCACGTCACGGCCTTGGTCGAGCACTACGGCGCGCGGCCCTACAGCGAAGTCGAGGCCTGGGCGGCACGGGTCGACCGGGTGGTCGAGGACAAGGGCGAGTCCTTCAGCGGCCTCCCGCTGGCCGATGCCGTCGGCCTTGATCTCGGCCAGCTGCGCCGAGCCCTGGCCTGGCGCGCCGGGCACGACGTTTCGAGCACCGCGTAG
- a CDS encoding zinc-binding dehydrogenase, which translates to MRRIRYEHTGGPEELFQEEVPVPEPGPGELLVRTEAIGVTLPVVRKTRESAQPIPLGGELAGEVVRVGEGVSEYVPGDRVTGLCFGHGYAEYALLHSAMASPIPADATATDAVALVRSGVVALGALEAARPEQGESVLVTAAASGVGHLALQLARSRGATRVVAAVGDSGKEDFVRSLGADAMVTYGQPGWGDPVDIVLDAVGGTLLTPAVKALAPGGRLVAYSSGGGTIDAYELLAGGRSAIGFQVAMVARTQPQRYARWRDELWRLFGEGALRPAVHAEFALADAARAHATIEARANRGKVVLVP; encoded by the coding sequence ATGCGGCGCATCCGGTACGAACACACGGGCGGACCCGAAGAGTTGTTCCAGGAGGAGGTCCCCGTCCCGGAGCCCGGGCCGGGCGAACTGCTCGTCAGGACGGAGGCGATCGGAGTCACGCTCCCCGTCGTGCGCAAGACGCGCGAGAGCGCACAGCCCATCCCGCTCGGCGGAGAGCTGGCCGGTGAAGTGGTGCGCGTCGGCGAAGGCGTGAGCGAATACGTTCCGGGCGACCGCGTCACCGGCCTCTGCTTCGGACACGGATACGCGGAGTACGCGCTGCTGCACTCCGCGATGGCTTCGCCGATTCCGGCGGACGCCACCGCCACGGACGCCGTCGCACTCGTCCGCAGCGGTGTGGTGGCGCTCGGCGCCCTGGAGGCCGCGCGCCCGGAGCAGGGCGAGTCGGTCCTGGTCACCGCGGCGGCGAGCGGGGTGGGCCATCTCGCCCTGCAATTGGCCCGGTCGAGAGGTGCCACCCGCGTGGTCGCCGCCGTGGGCGACTCCGGCAAGGAGGACTTCGTACGGTCGCTGGGCGCCGACGCCATGGTGACCTACGGGCAGCCGGGCTGGGGCGATCCGGTCGACATCGTGCTCGACGCGGTGGGCGGCACCCTGCTCACCCCTGCCGTCAAGGCGCTCGCACCCGGCGGACGGCTGGTCGCCTACAGTTCGGGCGGCGGCACCATCGACGCGTACGAGCTCCTCGCGGGCGGCAGGTCGGCCATCGGTTTCCAGGTGGCGATGGTGGCCAGGACCCAGCCGCAGCGGTACGCACGGTGGCGGGACGAGTTGTGGCGGCTGTTCGGCGAAGGTGCGCTGCGGCCCGCGGTCCACGCGGAGTTCGCTCTCGCCGACGCGGCGCGAGCGCACGCGACGATCGAGGCCCGGGCCAATCGGGGAAAGGTCGTCCTGGTGCCCTGA
- a CDS encoding MarR family winged helix-turn-helix transcriptional regulator, translated as MTETPSAPSRIRGLPSWLLGRAASRGRGLVSAALARHDMKMWHHVVLAAVADLGPVAQAELGRAVSLDPKDMVGVLNDLQAEGLVVRAPDPADRRKNAVSLTAAGERRLEECTDAGERANEELLAPLSPAERKQFLEMLRRVAGIA; from the coding sequence ATGACAGAGACCCCGTCGGCGCCCAGTCGTATTCGCGGCCTTCCGAGCTGGCTCCTCGGCCGGGCCGCCTCCCGCGGGCGCGGGCTGGTCTCGGCGGCGCTCGCGCGGCACGACATGAAGATGTGGCACCACGTCGTTCTCGCCGCCGTCGCCGATCTGGGTCCCGTCGCACAGGCCGAACTGGGCAGGGCCGTCTCGCTCGACCCGAAGGACATGGTCGGCGTCCTCAACGATCTCCAGGCCGAGGGCCTCGTCGTCCGCGCCCCGGACCCGGCCGACCGCCGCAAGAACGCGGTGAGCCTCACCGCCGCGGGTGAGCGGCGACTTGAGGAGTGCACGGACGCGGGGGAGCGGGCCAACGAAGAGCTCCTGGCCCCGCTGTCACCGGCCGAGCGGAAGCAGTTCCTGGAGATGCTGCGACGAGTCGCCGGAATCGCGTGA
- a CDS encoding NAD(P)/FAD-dependent oxidoreductase, producing the protein MPSEQTDVVVVGAGQAGIAMSEHLGAQGIPHIVLERDRIAERWRSQRWDSLVANGPAWHDRFPNLEFPDVAPDGFATKEQVAEYFTAYAEKIDAPVRCGVEVTRVRKNQGRPGFRVETSEGDVETRFVVAATGPFQRPVIPPVVPDGAVLTQIHSSEYRNPGQLPDGAVLVVGAGSSGVQIADELRRSGRRVLLSVGPHDRPPRQYRGRDFCWWLGVLGLWDLTTPPQGAAHVTIAVSGARGGHTVDFRALAGTGVELVGMTAAYDDGVLRFAPDLATNIALGDEKYLGLLRAADAYVERNGLGLPEEPEAHVLGADPQCLTDPRLELDLAEAGVTSIVWATGFAADYGWLDVDAYDENGRPDQSRGVSREPGVYFLGLPWLSRRGSSFIWGVWHDAKYVADHITTRRGYLAYQHPDNSDNSDHGSN; encoded by the coding sequence ATGCCCAGTGAGCAGACGGACGTTGTGGTGGTCGGCGCGGGTCAGGCCGGCATAGCGATGAGCGAACACCTGGGAGCGCAGGGCATCCCGCACATCGTCCTGGAACGGGACCGGATCGCCGAGCGATGGCGCTCCCAGCGCTGGGACTCCCTGGTCGCGAACGGGCCCGCCTGGCACGACCGGTTCCCGAACCTGGAGTTCCCCGACGTCGCTCCGGACGGCTTCGCCACGAAGGAGCAGGTCGCCGAGTACTTCACGGCGTACGCGGAGAAGATCGACGCCCCCGTGCGGTGCGGCGTGGAGGTGACGCGCGTACGCAAGAACCAGGGCCGCCCCGGCTTCCGGGTCGAGACGTCCGAGGGGGATGTCGAGACCCGGTTCGTCGTCGCGGCGACCGGGCCGTTCCAGCGGCCCGTGATCCCGCCCGTCGTCCCGGACGGCGCGGTCCTCACGCAGATCCACTCCAGCGAGTACCGCAATCCGGGTCAACTGCCCGACGGTGCCGTGCTGGTGGTCGGCGCGGGCTCGTCCGGTGTCCAGATCGCCGACGAACTGCGCAGGTCCGGCAGGCGGGTCCTGCTCTCGGTGGGGCCGCACGACCGGCCGCCGCGCCAGTACCGCGGCCGCGACTTCTGCTGGTGGCTCGGCGTGCTCGGCCTGTGGGACCTGACCACGCCGCCGCAGGGTGCCGCCCACGTCACCATCGCGGTCAGCGGGGCCCGCGGCGGGCACACCGTGGACTTCCGCGCGCTCGCGGGCACCGGCGTCGAACTCGTCGGGATGACCGCCGCGTACGACGACGGCGTGCTCCGGTTCGCCCCCGACCTCGCCACGAACATCGCGCTCGGCGACGAGAAGTACCTGGGCCTGCTCAGGGCGGCCGACGCCTACGTCGAGCGCAACGGCCTCGGCCTTCCCGAGGAGCCCGAGGCGCACGTCCTCGGCGCCGACCCGCAGTGCCTGACCGACCCGCGGCTCGAACTCGACCTGGCCGAGGCCGGTGTCACCTCGATCGTCTGGGCGACCGGCTTCGCCGCCGACTACGGCTGGCTCGACGTCGACGCGTACGACGAGAACGGCCGGCCCGACCAGAGCCGCGGCGTCTCCCGCGAGCCCGGCGTCTACTTCCTCGGCCTGCCCTGGCTGTCCCGGCGCGGATCGAGCTTCATCTGGGGCGTCTGGCACGACGCCAAGTACGTCGCCGACCACATCACGACCCGGCGCGGATACCTCGCGTACCAGCACCCCGACAACAGCGACAACAGCGACCACGGCAGCAACTGA